Proteins found in one Exiguobacterium sp. 9-2 genomic segment:
- a CDS encoding MFS transporter has product MALAEKTTTLEPETVLAESKHGLFHQPVAVWAVFFASITAFMGMGLVNPVLPTIAENLEASKSEVTLLFTSYNAVMAFAMLITGAISSRIGQKGTLMLGIAVIATVAGFASQADSIWTLVALRGGWGLGNALFVATALAAIVSLSSGGTAKAIILYEAAVGLGISIGPLLGGTLGSITWRAPFMGVATIMVIAFLVLLFLMPKPAASAAPKQKLSLKAPFQAMKHRSLLTLGIVAALYNVGFFTIMAYAPFVMKLPAKGLGFVFLGWGMLLAITSVLTAPKLKQWFGTIKAMIMMLITFAILLLLMGIFTETPAVVIVCVILAGAVLGNNNTLITTAVMDAAPVERSTASAAYSFLRFLGAAIAPFMAGKLAEIFNANLPFYVGSGFVLLSVIIIGVNLKHIRHIDRTEGGH; this is encoded by the coding sequence ATGGCACTTGCTGAAAAAACAACGACGCTTGAGCCGGAAACGGTATTAGCGGAAAGCAAACATGGATTATTCCATCAACCGGTTGCTGTTTGGGCAGTCTTTTTCGCCAGTATTACAGCATTCATGGGAATGGGACTCGTCAATCCCGTGTTACCGACGATTGCCGAGAATTTAGAAGCGTCCAAAAGTGAAGTAACGCTCTTATTTACAAGTTATAACGCCGTCATGGCATTCGCGATGTTAATTACAGGCGCGATCTCATCACGGATTGGTCAAAAAGGAACATTAATGCTCGGGATCGCCGTCATCGCAACTGTTGCTGGTTTTGCTTCACAAGCAGACAGCATTTGGACGCTCGTCGCGTTACGCGGTGGATGGGGACTTGGGAACGCTTTGTTCGTCGCAACCGCACTGGCTGCGATCGTTTCGCTGTCGTCAGGCGGAACAGCAAAAGCCATCATTTTGTATGAAGCAGCCGTTGGTCTTGGGATTTCGATTGGACCGCTATTAGGCGGAACACTCGGTTCGATCACATGGCGCGCCCCATTCATGGGTGTTGCGACAATCATGGTCATCGCGTTTCTCGTCTTGCTCTTCTTGATGCCAAAACCAGCAGCATCTGCTGCACCAAAACAAAAGTTATCATTAAAAGCACCGTTCCAAGCGATGAAGCATCGTTCGCTCTTGACACTCGGGATCGTTGCGGCGCTTTATAACGTTGGTTTCTTTACGATCATGGCCTATGCACCATTCGTCATGAAACTACCAGCGAAAGGACTCGGATTCGTCTTCCTCGGTTGGGGGATGTTGCTTGCGATCACATCAGTCTTAACGGCTCCGAAACTGAAACAATGGTTCGGAACGATCAAAGCGATGATCATGATGTTGATCACATTCGCGATCTTGCTTCTTTTAATGGGAATCTTCACGGAAACTCCAGCCGTCGTCATCGTCTGTGTCATCTTGGCGGGAGCTGTGCTTGGGAATAACAACACGCTCATCACGACAGCTGTCATGGATGCAGCACCTGTCGAACGTTCGACAGCATCTGCGGCATACAGTTTCCTACGTTTTCTCGGGGCAGCCATCGCGCCATTCATGGCCGGTAAATTGGCTGAAATCTTCAACGCAAATCTACCGTTTTATGTCGGAAGTGGCTTCGTCCTCTTATCCGTCATCATCATCGGGGTCAATCTCAAACACATTCGCCATATCGACCGGACGGAAGGCGGACATTAA
- a CDS encoding CBS domain-containing protein, whose translation MKAYESMKQEVITVNDTDLIRTVIERFIQSGISGVPVINAEQEVVGYISDGDIMRAIGKHKDIIVDTFLYVDVIKGDEEDYEDRIRHILNRPVMELARRKVVTADADTEMEEIAATLGSKRIKKLPILKAGRLVGIISRGDVIRHSFKQFI comes from the coding sequence ATGAAAGCTTATGAATCGATGAAACAAGAGGTCATTACGGTAAACGATACAGATCTGATTCGTACGGTCATCGAACGATTCATTCAATCTGGTATTAGCGGCGTACCCGTCATCAATGCCGAGCAAGAGGTCGTCGGTTATATCAGTGACGGAGATATCATGCGCGCGATCGGAAAACACAAGGACATCATCGTCGATACATTCTTATATGTAGATGTCATCAAAGGAGACGAAGAAGATTATGAAGATCGAATTCGTCATATCTTGAATCGACCTGTCATGGAACTTGCACGCCGGAAGGTTGTAACAGCAGACGCTGATACAGAAATGGAAGAGATTGCAGCAACGCTCGGTTCAAAACGGATCAAAAAGCTTCCAATCCTTAAGGCAGGACGTCTTGTTGGGATCATTAGTCGAGGCGACGTCATCCGCCATTCGTTTAAACAGTTCATATAA
- a CDS encoding MarR family winged helix-turn-helix transcriptional regulator yields MSQQSLETIELELAILIRRLTTATADNRNLDRASYLLLRQLADSGNVGVKTLARELQLDVSTVSRQAAALDQKQLVEKVKDPTDGRAFFYHITDKGQQELTIYRTARLASIERLLTDWPADDAEDFGRLLQQFNRALRER; encoded by the coding sequence ATGTCTCAACAATCACTCGAAACCATTGAACTCGAGTTAGCGATCCTGATCCGGCGCTTAACGACGGCGACGGCAGACAATCGTAATTTGGACCGTGCTTCTTATCTCTTACTGCGACAATTAGCGGATTCCGGCAACGTCGGTGTTAAAACACTTGCCCGTGAACTTCAGCTCGATGTCTCGACCGTCAGTCGTCAAGCAGCGGCACTCGATCAGAAGCAACTCGTTGAAAAAGTAAAAGATCCGACAGATGGGCGAGCCTTCTTCTATCATATTACAGATAAAGGACAACAAGAACTCACCATCTACCGAACCGCACGTCTCGCGAGCATCGAACGTCTACTGACAGACTGGCCAGCGGATGATGCAGAAGATTTCGGACGCCTATTGCAACAATTCAATCGCGCCTTGCGCGAACGGTAA